In Spinacia oleracea cultivar Varoflay chromosome 5, BTI_SOV_V1, whole genome shotgun sequence, a single window of DNA contains:
- the LOC110798700 gene encoding gibberellin-regulated protein 6-like — MANIKAISLLLAFLVVSMLAAEVFAGVNYYGNNSLKPYQCQGRCTQRCSKARKTHECMFFCLKCCRTCLCVPPGTYGHKELCPCYNNWKTKRGTSKCP; from the exons ATGGCCAATATTAAGGCTATCTCTTTGCTTTTGGCTTTCCTGGTCGTTTCCATGCTTGCCGCTGAGGTTTTTGCTGGAGTCAACTATTACGGAAATAACAGTTTGAAACCTTATC AATGCCAAGGACGTTGTACGCAAAGGTGTTCAAAGGCTAGAAAAACCCATGAAtgtatgttcttttgtttgaagTGTTGCCGAACATGCCTTTGCGTTCCACCAGGTACCTATGGACACAAAGAACTCTGCCCTTGCTACAACAACTGGAAGACCAAGAGAGGAACTTCCAAGTGCCCTTAA